A region of the Nocardia asteroides genome:
GACGGGCCCTGAGGCGACACAGACGAAAGGGACGATGATGTCCGTATCCGATTCGGAAACCCCTGCCTACGGTGCGGCGCCCGCCGAGCCCGAGAAGGTCGTCCGCAAGACCCGGGTGCACCACCTGCGGCAGATGAAGGCCGACGGCGAGCGCTGGGCGATGCTGACCGCCTACGACTACTCCTCGGCGCGGCTGTTCGAACAGGCAGGCATTCCCGTGCTGCTGGTCGGCGACTCCGCGGCCAACGTGGTGTACGGCTACGACACCACCGTGCCCATCACGGTGGACGAGCTCATCCCGCTGGTGCGCGGCGTGGTGCGCGGCGCGCCGCACGCGCTGGTCGTTGCCGACCTGCCATTCGGCACCTACGAGTCCTCCCCGCAGCAGGCGCTGGCCACCGCCACCCGGTTCATGAAGGAGGGCGGTGCGCACGCGGTCAAGCTGGAGGGCGGCGAGCGGGTCGCCGAGCAGATCGCGGTGATCACCGCGGCGGGCATCCCGGTCATGGCGCACATCGGCTTCACTCCGCAGAGCGTGAACACCCTCGGCGGATTCCGGGTGCAAGGTCGCGGCGACGGCGCCGAGCAGCTGATCGCCGACGCCATCGCGGTTCAGGAGGCGGGCGCGTTCGCCGTGGTCATGGAGATGGTGCCCGCCGAGCTGGCCGCGCAGGTCACCCGCAAGCTGACCATTCCGACCGTCGGCATCGGCGCAGGCGCGGACACCGACGCGCAGGTGCTGGTCTGGCAGGACATGGCGGGCTACACCAGCGGCAAGACCGCGAAGTTCGTCAAGCGCTTCGGCAACGTCGGTGACGAATTGCGCGCCGCCGCCGCGGCTTATGCCGACGAAGTGCGCCGGGGCACCTTCCCGGGCCCGGAACACAGCTTCTGACCCCAGTTCCAGGAAGACGACCGGCTGGGCGGCGCGCGCTGGTCGCGCCGCTCGGTATCTCAGCGGCTCTTCCCAGCGGAAACGGCCGGTTCGGGCCGGTCGGCGAAATCAATGGCAGACTCGATGCCGACAATGCCGACACGACCAGAGGTACCGATGCCGTACAGCCGTTGGATTTCACGCAGCACCCTGCTGGTGGCAGGCGTTCTCGCCGCCGCGGCGTTGACCGCTTGCGGCAGCGAGTCGAGCCCGGCCCCCACCGGCAGCTCGAGTTCGACCACGGCCTCGGCCACCGCCGCGCCGGGCACGACCTCCGGCAGCGGCACGCCGGCGAGCCCGGAGATCTCCGACGCGGCCGCGGCCCAGCTGTGCGACATGATGCGGCCGGAACTGACCAACTGGCGTATCCAGGGCGGCACCCTGGGCAAGATCGGGCTGAACGCGCTGGTGCACGAGTGGGCGCTGCGCAACGGCGGCATCAACGCCGCGGTGCTGTCGGACAAGCCGATCGTCGACCGCGCCACCACCAAGAGCTGCCCGGACGTGCGCCAGCAGGCCGTGGAGGCGCTCGGCATCCCGGATCTGGCCTCCGGTCTGGCTTTCTGAGCCGGGCCGCCCTATGCGCACCCGTTACCCCGCGATCGAGCCTTATGTCTCCGGCATGCTGGCGGTCGGCGACGGCCAGTCGGTGTATTGGGAAGTCAGCGGGAATCCGGACGGCAAGCCGGTGGTGTTCCTGCACGGCGGACCCGGCGGCGCCACCGCGCCGTTCCATCGGGAGTTCTTCGATCCGGCCGCCTACCGGATCGTGCTGTTGGACCAGCGTGGTTGCGGCCGCTCCACCCCGCACCTGGCCGACGGGGCGAGTCTGGAGCACAACACCACCTGGCGCCTGATCTCCGACATCGAGACGTTGCG
Encoded here:
- the panB gene encoding 3-methyl-2-oxobutanoate hydroxymethyltransferase yields the protein MSVSDSETPAYGAAPAEPEKVVRKTRVHHLRQMKADGERWAMLTAYDYSSARLFEQAGIPVLLVGDSAANVVYGYDTTVPITVDELIPLVRGVVRGAPHALVVADLPFGTYESSPQQALATATRFMKEGGAHAVKLEGGERVAEQIAVITAAGIPVMAHIGFTPQSVNTLGGFRVQGRGDGAEQLIADAIAVQEAGAFAVVMEMVPAELAAQVTRKLTIPTVGIGAGADTDAQVLVWQDMAGYTSGKTAKFVKRFGNVGDELRAAAAAYADEVRRGTFPGPEHSF